A window of Halobellus sp. LT62 contains these coding sequences:
- the gcvPB gene encoding aminomethyl-transferring glycine dehydrogenase subunit GcvPB — protein sequence MSRQAGEEAPEERPMAREPPYRQARWFDDGRNEPLLSEKSPDSVDVETSLPDELTRDTLELPALREPEVARHYTRLSQMNYGIESGPFPLGSCTMKYNPKFTEDVAARPSAQLHPLRADEDQQGALRLQAELQEMLASIGGMDAVTLQPPAGAAGEFTGILVAKAYHEANGDEERSEVIVPASAHGTNFASAAMAGYDVVELPSGEDGRVDLDALAAAVSDETALLMLTNPNTLGVFERDIEEIADIVHGVGGLLYYDGANLNALLGQARPGDMGFDVMHFNLHKTFATPHGGGGPGQGPIGVVDDLTEFLPSPQVRASDDGTYERYEPASSIGGVHEYSGNWLVLVKAYAYILRHGDEGLENASETAVLNANYLATQIDYDIPYEPFHHEFVASADADAADVAKRMLDYGVHPPTTKWPEIVPEALMTEPTETETKDRLDELAAAFNAVAAESEETIADAPNTTASGHIDQATAARNPVLSWHSLESSTHD from the coding sequence ATGAGCCGGCAGGCCGGGGAGGAAGCGCCGGAGGAGCGGCCGATGGCACGGGAGCCGCCGTACCGGCAGGCTCGGTGGTTCGACGACGGGCGGAACGAACCGCTGCTGAGTGAGAAGTCGCCGGATAGCGTCGATGTCGAGACGTCGCTGCCGGACGAACTGACCCGCGACACGCTCGAGCTCCCCGCGCTCCGGGAACCCGAGGTCGCACGCCACTACACGCGGCTCTCGCAGATGAACTACGGCATCGAGAGCGGGCCGTTCCCGCTCGGGTCGTGTACGATGAAGTACAATCCGAAGTTCACCGAAGACGTGGCCGCGCGGCCGTCGGCCCAGCTGCACCCGCTGCGAGCCGACGAGGACCAGCAGGGCGCGCTGCGGTTGCAGGCCGAGTTGCAGGAGATGCTGGCCTCGATCGGCGGAATGGACGCGGTGACGCTGCAACCGCCCGCGGGTGCCGCCGGCGAGTTCACGGGCATCCTCGTCGCGAAGGCGTATCACGAGGCCAACGGCGACGAGGAGCGCTCGGAGGTCATCGTGCCCGCATCGGCACACGGCACGAACTTCGCGAGCGCGGCGATGGCCGGCTACGACGTCGTCGAACTCCCTTCCGGCGAGGACGGCCGCGTCGACCTCGACGCCCTCGCTGCCGCAGTTTCGGACGAAACGGCGCTGTTGATGCTGACGAATCCCAACACGCTCGGCGTGTTCGAGCGCGACATCGAGGAGATCGCCGACATCGTCCACGGTGTCGGAGGCCTCCTGTACTACGACGGCGCGAACCTCAACGCGCTGCTCGGGCAGGCCCGCCCCGGCGATATGGGCTTCGACGTGATGCACTTCAACCTGCACAAGACGTTCGCGACGCCGCACGGCGGCGGCGGCCCCGGACAGGGACCGATCGGCGTCGTCGACGATCTCACCGAGTTCCTCCCCAGCCCACAGGTCCGCGCGAGCGACGATGGGACCTACGAGCGATACGAACCCGCGAGTTCCATCGGCGGCGTCCACGAGTATTCCGGAAACTGGCTCGTGTTGGTGAAGGCGTACGCCTACATCCTCCGCCACGGCGACGAGGGGCTCGAAAACGCCAGCGAGACGGCCGTGTTGAATGCGAACTACCTCGCTACCCAGATCGACTACGACATCCCCTACGAGCCGTTCCACCACGAGTTCGTCGCCAGCGCCGACGCCGACGCCGCTGACGTCGCAAAGCGGATGCTCGATTACGGCGTCCACCCGCCGACGACGAAGTGGCCCGAGATCGTTCCCGAGGCGCTGATGACCGAACCGACGGAGACGGAGACGAAAGATCGGCTTGACGAGCTCGCCGCCGCGTTCAACGCGGTCGCCGCCGAGAGCGAGGAGACGATCGCCGACGCACCGAACACGACCGCGAGCGGCCACATCGACCAAGCCACGGCGGCCCGGAATCCGGTTCTCTCTTGGCACTCGCTGGAGTCATCGACCCACGACTGA